The genomic segment GGCCCCGCCTGCCCACGAATCCTCGGCACGTGGGAACTGACCGGGACCCGCGCCACGCGCCGCTGCGTCATCGACCCGACCGGCTGCGACGGCAGCGTGCCCTTCGAGGGAGCCGTCACGGCCGCGGGCGAGGTGTCCTTCTCCGGGCCACCCGGCTCCTGCACGGGCGCTGTTCGCGGGGATCGCTGCGATGGGTCCTGCACGGGGCTCGGCGGCTTCGTGTGCACGTACTCTGCCATGCGAGCGGGGTCGTGATGCGGACCGCGGTATGGATGATGCTCACGGTCGCCTCGGCCGCGCTGCTCGCCTCGGGTTGCAATGGGGCGAGCTGCGAGACGCTGTGCCGCGAGGCGCAGGACCGCGACTGCACGACGATCCGCGGTGACTGCGGGAGGGCCTGCGCGGGCCTCGCCGCGGCGTCGGCGAAGGCGGGGTGCGGCGCGGAGGAGGAGGCCTATGTGGGCTGTTCGGGGGGCGGCGATGTCTGCTCCACCGACGCTCGCTGCGGGGGCCAGGAGACCGCGCTCGGCAACTGCCTCGCCCCGTTCTGTGCGGCGAACCCCGGCGACCCGGACTGTCGGACGGTGGTCGGCGCTTTCTGACGCATCGAGCGGACGGTGGCCACCGCTTCACGCTCCGGAGCGTGAAGCGGTGGCCACGCTTGCGTACAGAAGGTGACGGCTCCACGGATCGGCGCATGACGATCCTCGAGCGCGTGCCCCTCGGCTTCCCGTGGAAGACCTGGGATCCCTTCCTCTTCTGCGTCCATCACCTCGACCGCTACCCCGAGGGGGACGCGCGCATGGCGCCGAAGGCGTCGCTCGCGGGCCGTCGCCTCGGGATGGACTTCGACGGTAAGGACGGCTGGAGCATGTACCACGGCGAGGTGGTGCCCGGGTTCCCGGCGCATCCTCACCGCGGCTTCGAGACGGTCACCATCGCGCGGCGCGGCTACATCGACCACGCGGACTCGCTCGGCGCGACGGCGCGCTTCGGGCACGGTGACGTGCAGTGGGTCACCGCCGGCAGCGGGGTCGTGCACTCGGAGATGTTCCCGCTCGTGCGACAGGACGCGCCGAACCCGACCGAGCTGTTCCAGATCTGGCTCAACCTGCCGCGCGCCTCGAAGATGGTCGCGCCCCACTTCACGATGCTCTGGAGCGAGCAGATCCCGAGGCTGGTCGAGGACGGAGTCGACGTCGCGGTGGTCGCGGGCGCGATCGGAGAGCACCGGCCCCCCTCGCCGCCGCCGGACAGCTGGGCCGCCCGAGAGGACGCGGACGTGGCCATCTTCACGCTGAAGCTCGCGCCCGGCGCGTCGTTCACCCTGCCGCCTGCCCGGCCTGGGACGAACCGCGCCGTCTACTTCTTCGGCGGTGAGTCCCTGCGGCTCGGCGACGAGGCGCTCGCGCTGGGCAGCGGCGCGCGCGTGACGCCCGACGAGGCGCTGACGCTCTCCAACGGAGGCGCGGAGGCGGAGGTGCTCGTGCTGCAGGGCCGCCCGATCGGAGAGCCGGTGGTCCAGCACGGGCCCTTCGTGATGAACAGCAAGCAGGAGATCCAGCAGACGTTCCTCGACTACCAGCGCACGCGCTTCGGGGGCTGGCCCTGGGACGACGACGCGCCGGTCCACCCGCGCGAGCGCGGCCGGTTCGCGATCCACGCGGACGGGTCGGAGGAGCACGCGGACGGGTAGGCGGGGGAGGCCGCGGAGGGCATGCTGCGGCCATGCGCTTCCCCTCCCTCGCGTTGTCCGCCGCCCTCCTGCTCGCCGGGTGCGGCGGGGAGGCCCTGTCGCTCACCGCCACCGCGACGAGCGACGTCTCCGACGACCCCGGCTTCGCGCCGAGCGCTCCCGACGCGCGCCTGCTCCGGGTCGATCTGCGGCTCGAGAACCGGAGCGGGCGCACGCTGCCGCTCAGCGCCTCGCTCTTCCGGCTCGATCCGGTCGAGGGCGCGAGCGTGACCGGGGCGTCGACCAGCGCGTCCCTCGAGCGCTCCTGCGTGCCGGCCGGGGGCGTGCTGCCGCCCGGGCGCGACCTCGAGTGTGGCGTCGCCTTCGAGGTCGGCGCCGGCTTCGAGCCCGCCTCGATCACCTTCTCGGTCGACGAGCTGAGCGCCTCGTCTCCCGTGCCTCCGCTCGGCGGCCCGGTCCCGGACGCAGGCCCCGTCGACGCGGGGCCACTCTCGCCGAGCAACGAGCTCGACATCCTGTTCCTGGTCGACGACTCGAGCTCGATGAGCGAGGAGCAGCAGTCGCTCGCGTCGGCGCTGCCCCGGCTCATCTCGGTCCTGTCCACCGGCGACTTCGACCAGGACGGCCTCACCACGGGGCCGGACGACTTCCCGCCCGTCTCGAGCGTTCACGCCGGCGTGATCACCACCGACATGGGCACGGGTGGTCACTCCATCCCGACCTGCCGGAGGCCGGAGTTCGGTGCCGACGGCGTCCTCCGCACCGAAGGCCGCCCCGACCCGCCGGGCTGCGCCGAGGCGTACCCGGCCTTCCTGACCTACGCGCCGCCGGGCGGCCTCACCGCGAGCGAGTTCGCGCGAGACGCGGCCTGCGTCGCGCAGGTCGGCACGGGAGGCTGCGGGTTCGAGCAACCCCTCGAGGCGGTGCTCAAGGCGCTCTCGCCCGCGGCGGCGACGGCGTGGACGCGCGACGGGTACGCGCCCCCCAGCTTCCACCTCGGGAGCCTGGGTCACGGCGACGGGGCCAACGCTGGCTTCGTGCGCGACGGCTCGGCGCTCGCCGTCGTGCTGCTGACGGACGAGGAGGACTGCTCGGCCGCGGATCCCAAGCTCTTCGATCCCGCGGACCCCGACTACGGCGCCACCGATCTCAACCTGCGCTGCTTCGTGCATGGCGACGCGGCGTTGCATCCGGTGCAGCGCTTCGTGGACGGCCTCGTCCAGCTGCGCCGGCACCCCGGGCGGCTCGTCTTCGTCCCGATCGTCGGCATCCCGCTGGAGACGGCGGCCACGGCGGGAGGCACCCCGAACTGGGAGCGGCTCGCCTCCGAGGACGAGTCGGCCCGCCACCCCGCGCTCATCGAGCGCATCGACGAGGCCGAGCCCTACCGACTCGTGCCGTCGTGCAACCTACCGGGCCGCGGGGTCGCCTTCCCGCCCATCCGGATCAGCCGCGTCGCGCAGGGCCTCGACGCCCTGGGCGCGCAGGTGACCGTGCAGTCCATCTGTCAGGAAGACCTCACGACCGCGACCGAGGAGCTCGTGATCCAGATCCGCCGCGCGCTCGGGCGGTGAAGACCAGCGCGACGAGCGCGAGCAGCCAGATCCAGCGCGGGGTCGGGGTGGAGCCGCCCGCGCGGCAGCTGCACGCGCCGCCCGTCAGGATGGGCGGGTCGCTCGGGTCCACGCCGCCGTCGGGGCTGCACGCCGTCGTGCACGTGCCGACCACCGACGCGCCGGGCAGGCCGCCGCCGGGATCGCAGATCTCGCCCATGTCCACGACGCCGTCGCCGCAGTAGGCGAGGTGGCAGGTGACGCGGCAGCCGTCGGCCGCGGTGTCGGAGTTCCCGGCGCCGTCATCGCACTCCTCGCCCGTGTCGGTCACCCCGTCGCCGCACGACGCGAAGTCGCACGTGGTGCGGCAGCCGTCGACCGCGGTGTCGGAGTTGCCGGCGCCGTCGTCGCACTCCTCGCCCGCGTCGATGAGCCCGTCGCCGCAGGTGTCCGTGCACATCGAGGTGCCGCCCGCGAAGGGCTCTCGGCAGGTGTAGCCGGCCTCGACGTCGCAGCGCGCGTCGCAGCCGTCGCCCGCCGTCGTGTTGCCGTCGTCGCACGCCTCGCCGGGCCCGCGCGAGCCGTCTCCGCAGGCGACGACGCACTCCCCGCTCACCGCGTCGCGCGTGGTGCCGACGCGGCACACGCAGGTCGCCTCGGCGCCGATCTGGTTGACGCAGTCCTCGTTGAGCCCGCAGCCGTCGGTGCCGCGCGCGCACTCGTCCACGTCCACGCAGGTGAAGCCCGAGCCGGCCCAGAAGGGCGCCCGGCAAGCGCACGAGTAGCTGCCTGGCTGGTTGGTGCAGTCGGCGTTCGGGTCACACGCGTCCGTGCCGCGCGCGCACTCGTCGATGTCGACGCAGTTGCGCCCGTTGCCGTCCACGTCCTCGTAGCCGGGGTTGCAGGTGCAGAACCAGCTGCCGTCGGTGTTGGTGCAGGTCGCGTCGCTGCTGCACAGGGACACGCCCGGGTCGAGGCACTCGTCGATGTCCACGCACAGCGGCTGAGGCGCGCCCGCGCTCTGGTAGCCCGCGTTGCAGTTGCAGCTCCACGAGTCCGGCGCGGCGGGCGGGGTGCTGCCGAAGCAGGAGCCGGGGCCGCAGCGCGTCGGATCGTCGCCGCACTCGTCGACGTCGACGCACGTGGTTCCGTCGTACCGGAAGCCAGCGCTGCAGGTGCACGTGTATCGGTCGCCGTCGAGGTGCGGGACCCGGTTGGTGCAGGTCGCGCCCGCGCCGCTCCCGATGCCGCACGGATCGCTTCCGTCGGTGCACTCGTCGATGTCGGCGCAGCCCGTGCCGGAGGTCCTCCCGTCGCCCGTGTACCCGGTGGGGCAGTCGCAGCGGAAGGGCGGCGCGCCCGCCTGGGGGACGCAGGTCGCGTTGGGCGTGTTCACGCAGTCCTCGATGGCGGGCGCGCACCCGCTCACGCAGAAGAGGCAGCGCCCTCCCGAGGCGGGCATCGTGCAGGCCTCGTCCGGGTCACAGTCACACGTGTAGTTGCCGGTGAGGTTGCGACAGGTGCCGACGCCGCAGTTGATGGGGGCCTCGGTGCACTCGTCGATGTCCCGGCACTGCGGGGGCGTGCGCGAGACGATGGAGTAGCGGTTCCGCATGCCGCCGGCCCAGTCGTGGCTGGAGGTGCGCAGGTGGCTGACGCCCGTGAACCCCGCGGCGCAGGAGCAGTCCCAGCGGCCGTTGCTGTAGACGTCGACGCAGCGCCCCCCGGACGGGCCGGCCGTGCAGTCGTTGAGCGCGGGGATGCTGCAGAGGTTCTCGGACGGGGCGTCGGAGCTCACGCCAGGGCTCGCGTAGCCGGTCACCTGCGAGGCGGGGTAGGTCCAGTTGGCGAAGGGATCGCCGAGCTCCTGACCGGTGGTCCAGCCGTCGCCGTCATGGTCGAAGCGGGCGAGCGACGCCCTCCACACCGAGCTCCCGTCGCGAATCGACGCGCAGCTGTTCATCGCGCCCGGCAGCAGCGCGTTGAAGTCGTCGCCGAAGTCGTTGAAGCACGGCGGCGTCGCACAGCCGCCACCGCCGCTGGCGTTGTTGTGGCACGTCAGGCACCCCGCCGAAGTGGAGGGCACGTAGTCCAAGTACTCCGGACACGCGAGCGCGAGGCCAGGCAGCGCCCAGACCAGCACGCACGCGATCAACCCCCGCATGACCGACACGCCGGCATTGTGATCGAGCCGGGGCTCGCCGCCAAACGAACCGCGGTTGACCTACTGGCCTTTGTTCAATAGCTTGTGTCGGTTTCGAAGACGGGTCGGGAGGACACATGGTCGATCGAGCTTGGGGGAGCGCGGTGGCGGTCGCGCTCATGGTCCTCGCCGGATGTGACGGCGGTGAGGTGGACGGGGTGGACGCGGGGACGACCCCGGGTCGCGACGGCGAAGTGGCGCCGCCGATGGACGGGGAGGTGGACCGCGACTCCGGTCCGCCGCCCGCCATGGGCTGCGGCAACGGCACGATGGATCCGGGGGAGGAGTGCGACGACGGCAACACGGCGCCCTTCGACGGGTGCCAGCCGGATTGCACGCTGTGGGAGGCGGCGGCCGGGGAGCCCCTCGTGCCCGACGCGCCGCGCACCTGGCAGTACTTCGAGATCGAGGGCGCGCAGTGTCGCGACGGGAGCCCGGCGGGCATCGCCATCAGCGTCAACCCGGACTCGGACGGCGTGCTGATCTTCCTCGAGGGCGGCGGCGCGTGCTTCAACGAGCAGTGCGAGCGCATCACGACGGACACCGTCTACCGCGAGCCGACCGGCGGCATCTTCGACCGGGGCAACGCGGAGAACCCGGTCGCCGACTGGAGCATGGTCTACGTGCCCTACTGCACGGGGGACGTCTTCGCGGGCAACAACCCGGGCGCCACCGTGCCCGGCGTGCGCGAGCCCCAGAACTTCGTCGGCTACGCCAACATGGGGCGGTTCATGCAACGCCTCGTGCCGACGTTCCGGGAGGCGAGCCGCGTGCTCCTGACCGGCGTCAGCGCGGGCGGCTTCGGCGCCGCGGCCAACTACCAGCAGGTGGCCGACGTCTTCGGGCCCGTGCAGGTCATGTTGCTCGACGACTCCGGCCCGCCGATGTCGAGCGAGGTCGTCGCGCCGTGCCTCCAGCAGCAGTGGCGGGAGATCTGGAACCTCGACGACACCATCCTCGCGGACTGCGGCGCCGACTGCCCGGACCCGAACGACTGGATCCTCGACTTCTCGGTGCACCTGATGCAGCGCTACCCGGACCGTCCGGCCGGGCTCTTCAGCAACACCGAGGACTTCATCATCCGCGGCTTCTATGGCTACGGGCGCAACGACTGCATGCCCGGCTTCTTCCCGAACGTGCCGGCCGACGAGTTCCGCGCCGGGCTCGAGGCCTTCCGCGCCACCTCCGAGGCGGAGGGCGGAGTGTTCCGCACGTTCTATACGCCGGGCACGACCCACACCTGCATCTCCGGCAGCTGCTTCTACGAGACGCTCTCCGGCGCCACCATGGCCGGCTGGGTGGGCGAGCTGATCGCAGGCACCGCGTCGCATGTCGGCCCCTGACGCGCGCTTGGCGCTGGCGAACATCATGCCCGAGCGACCTGTGCTATAGGCGCCCACCATGGGTGGGTCGCTGCTCGAAGTCTCGTCACAGGAGGGCGCGCGTCGCGTGGCCCTCCGCTACCTCGACCAGGCGTCCAAGGCGTCCGAGCGGCTGCACGACACCGACGACCCCGGCGCGCTCCACGACTTCCGGGTCGGGCTGCGCCGGCTGCGCTCGTGCCTCCGCGCGTACCGTGAGATCTTCGGGGACCGCCTGGCGAAGAAGCAGCGCTCGCGGCTCGGCAAGATCGCGGGGCGCACCAACCCGGGCCGCGACGCGGAGGTCCAGCTCGAGCTGGTCACCAAGCTCGGCGCGCGCGCGGCGCCGCACGAGCGCCCTGGCGTCACGCTCGTGGCCGATCAGCTAGAGAGGCAGAAGGACGAGGCCTACGCGCACGTCCGCGACGAGCTGTACCGGCGCTTCGCCAAGCTGCAGACGTCCGTCCGCGAGGAGCTCTCGGTCTACTCCGTCACCTACCGGGTCGGCGAGGCGCGCCGTGAGCCGCGCTTCTGTGAAGCCGCCGCCGACGCGATGGAGGTCGAGCTGGACGCGCTCAGCGGCGCCCTCTCCCAGGTGAAGGGCATCGAGGACGAGGCGATCGCGCACGACGCCCGCATCCACGGCAAGCGCCTGCGCTATCTGCTCGAGCCGTTCCGGGGGGAGAAGGATCTGGCCAAGCCGCTCGTGAAGCGGCTCAAGGCGCTGCAGGATCTGCTCGGCGACCTCAACGACCTGCACAACCTCGCGGCCACCGTCGGAGAGACCCTCGAGGCCTCGGCGCTCGAGGGCGCGCGCCGGCTCCGCGAGGCCGCGACCGGGGTGGGCGGGGAGCTGCACGAGGAGCTGGCCGCGGACGAGCGACCCGGCCTGGTCGCCCTCCTCCAGCGCACTCATGGCGACCGCACGCGCCTGCTCGACGATCTCCTCGGGGGCTGGCTCGTCGAGGACGGGGCGCTCGTCCAGCTCGAAGCCGACTTGCGAAGCTTCACCGCGTCGCTCCGCGGCCGGCCGCCGAGCGGGGTCGAGATCGAGCGCAAGTATCTCCTGAGCGGGCTGCCGTCGGCGTGCGAGGGCGTGACGCCGCTCGAGCTCGATCAGGGCTACGTACCGGGGGAGCGCCTCGTCGAGCGCATCCGCCGCGTGCGTGACGGCGGGGCCGAGAAATTCCTTCGGACGGTGAAGTCGGGGCGCGGGCTGACGCGCATCGAGATCGAGGAGGAGTGCGACCGCGGCACCTTCGAGACGCTCTGGGCGCTGACCGAGGGCAAGCGCGTGCAGAAGAAGCGCTACCGCGTCGAGAGCGACGGCTTCACCTGGGAGATCGACGCGTTCACCGATCGCGAGCTCTTCCTCGCCGAGGTCGAGCTCGACGACCCCGAGACCGAGGTCACGGTCCCCGAGTGGCTCGCCCCGCATCTCGTGCGCGAGGTCACGAACGAGGACACCTACGTCAACGTGAACCTCGCGAAGTAGCTAGCGCTAGAGCTTGTCGAGCCAGGGCGAGAGCGGGAGCCAGGGCGGGAAGACGCCGCTCGCGTGCGGGTCGATCTCGAGCACGGCGTCGGAGTTCCAGGGGATGCCGTAGATGCGCCCGTTCAGGCCGAGGACCGCGCCGATCCACTTGCCCTCGCCGCCGCCGAAGTCGTCCAGCTCGCGCGAGGTCAGCGTGGACGGATCGAGCTCGCGCACGCTCGGGGGGCGGCTGGGTGCCATGTAGACGAGCCCGTTCGGGGCGAGCGCGCCCGAGGCGCCCGTCGAGCTGGTGAGCGTCGCGCCGGTGTCGTGCTCGACGACCGTCTCGGCCAGCGGATCGATCTCGAGCACGGTGGTCGCGCCGAGCGGCAGCCCGAGCACCCGCCCGTCGGGCGTGACGACCCCGCCGTACCAGCTCCGGC from the Sandaracinaceae bacterium genome contains:
- a CDS encoding CHAD domain-containing protein — its product is MGGSLLEVSSQEGARRVALRYLDQASKASERLHDTDDPGALHDFRVGLRRLRSCLRAYREIFGDRLAKKQRSRLGKIAGRTNPGRDAEVQLELVTKLGARAAPHERPGVTLVADQLERQKDEAYAHVRDELYRRFAKLQTSVREELSVYSVTYRVGEARREPRFCEAAADAMEVELDALSGALSQVKGIEDEAIAHDARIHGKRLRYLLEPFRGEKDLAKPLVKRLKALQDLLGDLNDLHNLAATVGETLEASALEGARRLREAATGVGGELHEELAADERPGLVALLQRTHGDRTRLLDDLLGGWLVEDGALVQLEADLRSFTASLRGRPPSGVEIERKYLLSGLPSACEGVTPLELDQGYVPGERLVERIRRVRDGGAEKFLRTVKSGRGLTRIEIEEECDRGTFETLWALTEGKRVQKKRYRVESDGFTWEIDAFTDRELFLAEVELDDPETEVTVPEWLAPHLVREVTNEDTYVNVNLAK
- a CDS encoding pirin family protein gives rise to the protein MTILERVPLGFPWKTWDPFLFCVHHLDRYPEGDARMAPKASLAGRRLGMDFDGKDGWSMYHGEVVPGFPAHPHRGFETVTIARRGYIDHADSLGATARFGHGDVQWVTAGSGVVHSEMFPLVRQDAPNPTELFQIWLNLPRASKMVAPHFTMLWSEQIPRLVEDGVDVAVVAGAIGEHRPPSPPPDSWAAREDADVAIFTLKLAPGASFTLPPARPGTNRAVYFFGGESLRLGDEALALGSGARVTPDEALTLSNGGAEAEVLVLQGRPIGEPVVQHGPFVMNSKQEIQQTFLDYQRTRFGGWPWDDDAPVHPRERGRFAIHADGSEEHADG
- a CDS encoding EGF domain-containing protein, which codes for MRGLIACVLVWALPGLALACPEYLDYVPSTSAGCLTCHNNASGGGGCATPPCFNDFGDDFNALLPGAMNSCASIRDGSSVWRASLARFDHDGDGWTTGQELGDPFANWTYPASQVTGYASPGVSSDAPSENLCSIPALNDCTAGPSGGRCVDVYSNGRWDCSCAAGFTGVSHLRTSSHDWAGGMRNRYSIVSRTPPQCRDIDECTEAPINCGVGTCRNLTGNYTCDCDPDEACTMPASGGRCLFCVSGCAPAIEDCVNTPNATCVPQAGAPPFRCDCPTGYTGDGRTSGTGCADIDECTDGSDPCGIGSGAGATCTNRVPHLDGDRYTCTCSAGFRYDGTTCVDVDECGDDPTRCGPGSCFGSTPPAAPDSWSCNCNAGYQSAGAPQPLCVDIDECLDPGVSLCSSDATCTNTDGSWFCTCNPGYEDVDGNGRNCVDIDECARGTDACDPNADCTNQPGSYSCACRAPFWAGSGFTCVDVDECARGTDGCGLNEDCVNQIGAEATCVCRVGTTRDAVSGECVVACGDGSRGPGEACDDGNTTAGDGCDARCDVEAGYTCREPFAGGTSMCTDTCGDGLIDAGEECDDGAGNSDTAVDGCRTTCDFASCGDGVTDTGEECDDGAGNSDTAADGCRVTCHLAYCGDGVVDMGEICDPGGGLPGASVVGTCTTACSPDGGVDPSDPPILTGGACSCRAGGSTPTPRWIWLLALVALVFTARARGGSGSRAPRSRS
- a CDS encoding pectin acetylesterase-family hydrolase, with the protein product MVDRAWGSAVAVALMVLAGCDGGEVDGVDAGTTPGRDGEVAPPMDGEVDRDSGPPPAMGCGNGTMDPGEECDDGNTAPFDGCQPDCTLWEAAAGEPLVPDAPRTWQYFEIEGAQCRDGSPAGIAISVNPDSDGVLIFLEGGGACFNEQCERITTDTVYREPTGGIFDRGNAENPVADWSMVYVPYCTGDVFAGNNPGATVPGVREPQNFVGYANMGRFMQRLVPTFREASRVLLTGVSAGGFGAAANYQQVADVFGPVQVMLLDDSGPPMSSEVVAPCLQQQWREIWNLDDTILADCGADCPDPNDWILDFSVHLMQRYPDRPAGLFSNTEDFIIRGFYGYGRNDCMPGFFPNVPADEFRAGLEAFRATSEAEGGVFRTFYTPGTTHTCISGSCFYETLSGATMAGWVGELIAGTASHVGP